One stretch of Segatella copri DNA includes these proteins:
- a CDS encoding DMT family transporter has protein sequence MTSSNKVKGFAAGIVAAVCYGTNPLGTLELYGDGFNSSSVLIYRYLLAVLMFAVVMLFRKESFKVKWGHLVRLGVLGCMFSLSSATLYVSFHYMAAGIASTILFVYPIMTAILMTVFFHEKVTWSTSLAILLAVSGVGLLYQGDGNDKLSTAGFALVMCSSLLYALYIISINQWKNPGMSNIKFTFYILVFGLITMLIYSFIAGEPIQMLQTPKQWLCAAQLALLPTVLSLFFMTVSINLIGSTPAAIMGALEPVTAVIIGVCVFGESFSLQLAIGILAILAGVTIIIARKKG, from the coding sequence ATGACAAGCAGTAATAAAGTTAAAGGCTTTGCGGCGGGTATTGTTGCCGCAGTATGTTATGGTACCAATCCTTTGGGCACGCTCGAACTCTATGGCGACGGATTCAATTCCAGTTCTGTACTCATCTATCGTTATCTCTTGGCGGTACTGATGTTTGCCGTGGTGATGCTGTTCCGCAAGGAGAGTTTCAAGGTGAAGTGGGGACATCTGGTTCGTCTTGGCGTGCTGGGCTGCATGTTTTCGCTCTCATCAGCTACGCTTTATGTCAGTTTCCATTATATGGCGGCAGGTATTGCCAGCACCATCCTCTTCGTTTATCCTATTATGACGGCTATCCTGATGACGGTCTTCTTCCACGAGAAGGTAACGTGGTCTACCTCGCTTGCCATTCTTCTGGCGGTATCGGGAGTAGGATTGCTCTATCAGGGCGATGGAAACGATAAGTTGAGCACGGCGGGTTTTGCCCTCGTCATGTGTTCATCCCTGCTCTATGCCCTTTACATCATCTCCATCAACCAATGGAAGAATCCGGGCATGTCGAACATCAAGTTTACCTTCTACATTCTGGTGTTCGGACTCATCACGATGCTCATCTATTCGTTTATTGCAGGCGAGCCGATACAGATGCTTCAAACGCCTAAACAATGGCTCTGTGCTGCCCAGCTGGCTTTGTTGCCAACGGTATTGTCGCTTTTCTTCATGACGGTTTCCATCAATCTTATCGGCAGTACTCCAGCCGCCATCATGGGAGCCTTGGAGCCAGTAACAGCCGTCATCATCGGCGTATGCGTCTTCGGCGAGAGTTTCTCTCTGCAGCTGGCGATAGGCATCCTCGCTATCCTGGCTGGCGTAACGATTATTATCGCAAGAAAGAAAGGGTAA
- a CDS encoding aldose 1-epimerase family protein translates to MEQIKNDQLTLEISSLGAELQSIKDANGNEYLWNGDEKYWNRHSPILFPIVCGLWKDTYRTEGKEYHLPRHGFARDTEFKLVGKTADRLTFALIDNEETQKNYPYHFNLAISYRLQGNEIHVIWHVENTDDKEIFFQIGGHPAFMVPGCKKGEEMKATLKLDNEAPVRLYGNVGGCIDRQAKETVETDKGIWEVNEETFAEDAVIFDKSQVKQVSILNEQGEPHVTLEFKAPAVGIWNPTGKHAPFICIEPWYGLSDWAEYDGEFKDKYLMNRLQPGASFMSEYIIRIEK, encoded by the coding sequence ATGGAACAGATTAAGAATGATCAGCTCACACTTGAGATTTCATCTCTCGGAGCAGAACTTCAGAGCATCAAGGATGCTAATGGTAATGAATATCTCTGGAATGGCGACGAGAAATACTGGAACCGCCACTCTCCTATCCTCTTCCCTATAGTATGCGGATTGTGGAAAGACACTTATCGCACAGAGGGCAAGGAGTATCACCTTCCTCGCCATGGTTTCGCACGCGATACAGAGTTCAAACTCGTTGGCAAAACTGCCGACCGCCTCACCTTCGCGCTCATCGACAACGAAGAGACTCAGAAGAACTATCCTTACCACTTCAACCTTGCCATCTCTTACCGCCTGCAGGGCAACGAAATTCATGTCATCTGGCACGTAGAGAATACCGACGACAAGGAAATCTTCTTCCAGATTGGCGGTCACCCAGCATTCATGGTTCCTGGCTGCAAGAAGGGCGAAGAAATGAAGGCTACCCTGAAACTCGACAACGAGGCTCCTGTTCGTCTCTATGGTAACGTAGGCGGATGCATCGACCGTCAGGCTAAGGAAACCGTAGAAACCGACAAGGGTATCTGGGAAGTAAACGAGGAGACTTTCGCAGAAGATGCTGTTATCTTCGACAAGAGTCAGGTTAAGCAGGTGAGCATTCTCAACGAGCAGGGCGAACCTCATGTAACCCTCGAGTTCAAGGCTCCAGCCGTAGGTATCTGGAACCCAACAGGCAAGCACGCTCCATTCATCTGCATCGAGCCATGGTATGGTTTGAGCGACTGGGCTGAATATGATGGCGAGTTTAAGGACAAGTATCTGATGAACCGTCTGCAGCCAGGTGCAAGTTTCATGAGTGAGTATATCATCAGAATTGAGAAATAA
- a CDS encoding DPP IV N-terminal domain-containing protein, giving the protein MKNKTLLSASLVLMMAMPAATASAQGTLENYNRAYALRHQFSADSVFHWARSSAWCDSTHVLHYQISTPQGKKFVSYDADKDEMKTYDSQDAMEKALGIKPRPANKPQFGRRHERHWMEVDEEKEAYPVLSPDGKMEAYIEGYNVVVHEAGKPYTEAKRILTQDGTIGCYYSNRIQWSPDGKHIFVCKRVPVEKRYAYYVESSPADQLQPILHKQEYAKPGDVLPQHYPVIIDVATGKKVEADRHQIENQYELEWMQWTPDSKEVTMEYNQRGHHLYQMLAMNAETGKLRTVVEERANTFVNYGRLWRQFIKDGKQLLWMSERDNWNHLYLYDVQKSKVIRQITKGDWFVRGIQRVDEEKGEIYFSASGVNRNEDPYLVHYYKIGIDGKNMVALTPEEGNHSVQYTYDYHYLLDTYSKVDAAPVTVLRDAQTGKLVKTLETANITTLKKHGWVAPEVFVAKGRDGKTDMWGIIQRPTNFDPNKKYPVIEYIYAGPGDAYTPKSFMPYNWYTTSLAELGFIVVQLDAMGTSYRGKKFEEVCYKNLKDAGFPDRELWIKAAAKKYPYMDADNVAIYGCSAGGQESTTAVLLHGDFYKAAYSACGCHDNRMDKIWWNEQWMSWPIDSSYVECSNVENAHKLERPLMLVVGEIDDNVDPSSTYQVVNALEKANKDFELVVIPGAHHTMGELYGEHKRYDFFVKNLLGVKPPKWSDVKSK; this is encoded by the coding sequence ATGAAGAATAAGACTTTATTATCGGCATCTCTCGTTCTGATGATGGCGATGCCGGCAGCTACAGCTTCAGCACAGGGCACATTAGAAAATTACAACAGAGCCTATGCGCTGCGTCATCAGTTTTCAGCCGATTCCGTGTTCCATTGGGCACGCTCGTCGGCTTGGTGCGATTCCACCCATGTATTGCATTATCAGATTTCTACTCCTCAGGGCAAGAAGTTTGTTTCCTATGATGCCGACAAGGATGAAATGAAGACCTATGATTCGCAGGATGCGATGGAAAAGGCGCTGGGCATCAAGCCTCGTCCTGCCAACAAACCTCAGTTTGGCAGACGCCACGAGCGCCATTGGATGGAGGTAGATGAGGAGAAGGAGGCTTATCCGGTACTTTCGCCCGACGGCAAGATGGAAGCCTACATCGAAGGTTACAACGTGGTGGTTCATGAGGCAGGAAAACCTTATACCGAAGCCAAGCGAATCCTCACTCAGGATGGTACCATCGGATGCTATTACAGCAACCGCATCCAATGGAGCCCAGACGGCAAGCACATCTTCGTATGCAAGCGTGTTCCGGTAGAGAAGCGCTATGCCTACTACGTAGAATCTTCGCCTGCCGACCAGCTGCAGCCTATCCTCCACAAGCAGGAGTATGCCAAGCCGGGCGATGTCCTGCCACAGCACTATCCGGTCATCATCGATGTGGCTACCGGAAAGAAGGTGGAGGCTGACAGGCATCAGATAGAAAACCAGTATGAACTGGAATGGATGCAATGGACACCTGACAGCAAGGAGGTGACAATGGAGTATAACCAGCGTGGGCATCATCTCTATCAGATGCTGGCGATGAATGCCGAAACCGGCAAGCTTCGTACCGTGGTAGAGGAGCGTGCCAATACCTTTGTGAACTATGGTCGTCTGTGGCGTCAGTTTATCAAGGATGGCAAGCAACTGCTCTGGATGAGCGAGCGCGACAACTGGAATCATCTCTATCTCTACGATGTGCAGAAATCGAAGGTTATCCGACAGATTACAAAGGGCGACTGGTTTGTTCGCGGCATCCAGCGTGTAGATGAAGAGAAGGGAGAAATCTATTTCTCGGCTAGTGGCGTGAACAGGAATGAGGACCCATATCTGGTACATTATTATAAAATAGGTATCGACGGCAAGAATATGGTGGCGCTCACTCCTGAAGAGGGAAATCATAGTGTCCAATATACCTATGATTACCATTATCTCCTGGATACCTATTCTAAGGTGGATGCCGCTCCTGTTACCGTGCTCAGAGATGCGCAGACCGGTAAGCTCGTCAAGACTCTGGAAACGGCTAATATTACTACTTTGAAGAAGCACGGATGGGTTGCTCCTGAGGTGTTTGTGGCTAAGGGGCGTGATGGCAAGACCGATATGTGGGGCATCATCCAGCGCCCTACCAATTTCGATCCTAATAAGAAATATCCGGTCATCGAATACATCTATGCGGGTCCGGGCGATGCCTATACTCCGAAGAGTTTCATGCCATACAACTGGTACACCACTTCGCTTGCCGAACTAGGTTTCATCGTAGTCCAGCTCGATGCGATGGGCACTTCCTATCGCGGCAAGAAGTTTGAGGAGGTTTGCTACAAGAATCTGAAGGATGCCGGATTCCCAGACCGTGAACTCTGGATCAAGGCTGCAGCCAAGAAGTATCCTTATATGGATGCTGATAATGTGGCAATCTATGGCTGTTCGGCAGGCGGACAGGAGAGTACCACAGCCGTATTGCTGCATGGCGATTTCTACAAGGCTGCCTATAGCGCCTGCGGCTGTCACGACAACCGGATGGATAAAATCTGGTGGAACGAGCAATGGATGAGCTGGCCTATCGATTCCAGTTACGTGGAGTGCAGCAACGTGGAGAATGCCCACAAGCTGGAGCGCCCGTTGATGCTGGTGGTAGGCGAGATAGATGACAACGTAGATCCTTCGAGCACCTATCAGGTAGTGAATGCCCTGGAAAAGGCGAACAAGGATTTCGAACTCGTGGTGATTCCTGGAGCCCATCATACCATGGGCGAACTCTATGGCGAGCACAAGCGTTACGATTTCTTCGTGAAGAATCTGCTGGGTGTGAAACCGCCTAAATGGAGTGATGTAAAGAGCAAGTAA
- a CDS encoding hybrid sensor histidine kinase/response regulator transcription factor, with amino-acid sequence MRKISTLMVSVLCMMMPVGAEAQVPTAFVSKGATDIQAQPHTITQTNSGAQWAPIDPMVRSITMDDGLPSNSVRSVVQGSKGYMWFGTDNGLCRFDGYDVKTYYNPFTTVDQFVSALTACEEGLLVGCNNGAYLFCNATDRFQKLSDKITAPVLNFSLDGDQNIWISTNGQGVFRYNRTTHELHQYPMKNIQGKVQSTLVDANNQVWMLCNHGGASIYHLNKSTDQFEAFPLKGDATMFYGMAMLAAPDGNLYVGTWENGLYKLNADGSAEQLISGTLSNAVHHIHQLYNNSNKYILIASDDGLVQYDIQNRSWSMLSEVNDPSRSTNERFVYGIAGDNEGGIWVTTFYGGVSYLPSTSVEERFRAYSARQGGLRGNVVGRFFEDQQHRIWIATDDAGLDCFNPQTNSFVSYPGKAAMGKYNVHALFANGNDLWVGTYGNGVIRMNMSTGAQQIFQTDGMVSGSNAYCIYRDRKNRLWAASMDGASLFDEGQQKFSKIKSFKSLTIDIKEDPQGNVWFATQGGGLWRLDKNNVWKQYKHVENDSTSLVSDQVNCLVIGEKGQLYAATGDGLCEFLPSKGIFRRISIDAPSLDFASLVISQGVMWISTSKGIVKYTPGEPVQLFNKYDGLTCDQFMPNAGLLASDGRIYFGSTRGFNCFYPYLVKINQVAPPVAITSVELFGQPIEAGSDQLEKSLSHAAELNLSHNENTINISFAALSYVSPEKNQYAYKLEGVDKDWIYTHEHRANYTNLPAGTYTFLVKATNNDGVWSKNEARLQIVVHPPFWWSLPAKILYLLLIGYAIYWFMQSRLKREKLRHQEELDQLELKQDQEMRDARLQFFTMIAHEIRTPVTLIIGPLESLKEHWKQVSGKLADGETITQTLSVIDRNAQRLLLLVNQLLDFNKVQQKGMQVHFRLNNISKLMHAVAERFAPTFEQRSIRFEVDYPADDLVAMIDQEAITKVISNLMTNALKYTEDYVRLSCRLLENGIHFRIEVEDNGVGISPDEKEKIFGAFYQARDNKPGTGIGLNIVKNLVEAHHGMVEVESAVGKGSTFIVTLPLNQMDAVVEKADEMVKEEETVAEENLLTDETSVEQGSQKAGVAVASPLREPAKPAMLIVDDDEDMRQFVKAHFEKMYTVYTADNGKNALRKLEKHPVSLIISDWMMPEMDGPEFCRRVRENSEYSHLPFVMLTAKTDDAAKTESMNCGADVYIEKPFSMKYLEASVRQLLEMRRLLRSKFSHTPLEPIAEIAPTQVDNAFLERMSRIIEENVANPELNVAFLAEKMGMSRSSLFNKIRGLADVTPNEMIQLVKLKKGAQLLKEGNYRISEISYMVGFSSPSYFAKCFQKQFGVKPMDFVAAES; translated from the coding sequence ATGAGAAAGATATCTACTCTAATGGTTTCTGTGCTCTGCATGATGATGCCTGTAGGGGCTGAGGCGCAGGTGCCAACCGCTTTTGTCTCGAAAGGGGCTACGGATATTCAGGCGCAGCCACATACGATAACGCAAACCAACTCGGGTGCACAATGGGCTCCTATCGACCCTATGGTGCGCTCTATCACGATGGATGATGGTTTGCCGAGTAATTCTGTGCGTAGCGTGGTTCAGGGTTCCAAGGGATACATGTGGTTTGGTACAGACAACGGATTGTGCCGTTTTGACGGATACGATGTCAAAACCTATTATAATCCCTTTACGACTGTAGACCAGTTTGTGAGCGCCCTTACTGCTTGCGAAGAAGGCCTGCTGGTAGGTTGCAATAATGGAGCCTATCTGTTCTGTAATGCAACCGACCGATTCCAGAAACTGAGTGATAAGATTACGGCGCCTGTCCTTAATTTTTCGCTTGACGGCGATCAGAATATTTGGATTTCTACCAACGGACAGGGCGTGTTCAGATACAATCGGACTACTCACGAACTGCATCAGTATCCGATGAAGAATATTCAGGGTAAAGTGCAAAGTACGCTGGTTGATGCCAACAACCAGGTATGGATGCTCTGTAACCATGGTGGAGCCAGCATCTATCATCTCAACAAGTCGACCGACCAGTTTGAAGCATTCCCTCTGAAGGGCGATGCAACCATGTTTTACGGCATGGCGATGCTGGCTGCTCCCGATGGCAATCTTTATGTCGGAACCTGGGAAAACGGACTTTACAAGCTCAACGCCGATGGTAGTGCCGAACAGCTCATCAGCGGAACCTTGAGTAATGCTGTTCATCATATCCACCAGCTTTACAACAACAGCAACAAGTATATTCTCATAGCCAGCGATGATGGATTGGTGCAGTATGACATCCAGAACCGCTCTTGGAGTATGCTGTCGGAAGTAAACGATCCGAGCCGGAGTACCAACGAGCGTTTTGTTTATGGTATTGCTGGCGATAATGAAGGCGGCATCTGGGTAACAACTTTCTATGGTGGCGTAAGTTATCTTCCTTCTACGAGTGTTGAAGAACGTTTCCGTGCTTACTCAGCTCGACAGGGGGGATTGCGCGGTAATGTGGTAGGAAGATTCTTCGAAGACCAGCAGCATCGCATCTGGATAGCTACCGATGATGCCGGACTTGACTGCTTCAATCCCCAGACCAACAGTTTTGTTTCTTATCCGGGCAAGGCGGCTATGGGCAAGTATAATGTTCATGCTCTCTTTGCCAATGGTAATGATCTGTGGGTGGGAACCTATGGTAATGGTGTCATCAGAATGAACATGTCTACCGGAGCGCAGCAGATTTTCCAGACCGATGGAATGGTTTCGGGAAGTAATGCCTATTGTATTTATCGTGACCGGAAGAACCGGCTGTGGGCGGCTTCGATGGATGGAGCCAGCCTTTTCGATGAGGGGCAGCAGAAGTTTAGTAAAATCAAGTCGTTCAAGTCGCTTACCATCGATATCAAGGAAGATCCTCAGGGCAACGTATGGTTTGCTACCCAGGGAGGTGGCTTGTGGCGCTTGGACAAGAATAATGTCTGGAAACAGTATAAGCATGTTGAGAATGATTCTACTTCGCTGGTGAGTGATCAGGTAAACTGCCTGGTTATCGGCGAAAAGGGACAGCTTTATGCGGCAACCGGCGATGGGCTTTGCGAATTTCTGCCTTCAAAAGGTATATTCCGACGCATCTCCATCGATGCGCCTAGCCTGGATTTCGCAAGTCTTGTCATTTCGCAGGGAGTAATGTGGATTTCTACCAGCAAGGGTATTGTGAAATATACGCCGGGTGAACCTGTCCAGCTGTTCAATAAATATGACGGACTCACTTGCGATCAGTTTATGCCAAACGCCGGACTCCTGGCTTCTGATGGCAGAATCTATTTCGGTTCAACAAGAGGTTTCAACTGTTTCTATCCATATCTCGTCAAGATCAACCAGGTAGCTCCTCCTGTAGCAATCACCTCGGTAGAACTCTTCGGTCAGCCGATAGAGGCGGGGAGCGACCAGCTGGAGAAATCTCTGAGTCATGCAGCAGAACTCAATCTGTCTCATAACGAGAATACCATCAATATCTCGTTTGCCGCCCTAAGTTATGTATCGCCTGAGAAGAACCAGTATGCTTACAAACTTGAGGGAGTAGACAAGGATTGGATTTATACCCACGAGCATCGTGCCAACTATACCAATCTTCCTGCCGGAACCTATACCTTCTTGGTTAAGGCAACCAATAATGATGGTGTATGGTCGAAGAATGAGGCAAGACTCCAGATTGTGGTTCATCCGCCGTTCTGGTGGTCTCTGCCAGCCAAGATTCTGTATCTTCTGCTCATCGGTTACGCAATCTACTGGTTCATGCAGAGCCGGTTGAAACGTGAGAAACTCCGTCATCAGGAAGAACTCGACCAGTTGGAACTCAAGCAGGATCAGGAGATGAGAGATGCCCGCCTGCAGTTCTTCACGATGATTGCCCATGAAATCCGTACGCCGGTAACGCTTATCATCGGACCTTTGGAGAGTCTGAAAGAGCATTGGAAACAGGTTTCCGGAAAACTGGCCGATGGTGAAACTATCACGCAGACGCTTTCTGTTATCGACCGTAATGCCCAGCGGTTGCTCCTGCTCGTCAATCAGCTGCTCGATTTCAACAAAGTGCAGCAGAAGGGCATGCAGGTTCATTTCCGTTTGAACAACATTTCGAAGCTGATGCATGCTGTGGCAGAGCGCTTTGCTCCTACCTTCGAGCAGAGAAGCATCCGTTTTGAGGTAGATTATCCTGCTGATGATCTCGTGGCGATGATAGATCAGGAGGCCATTACCAAGGTTATCAGCAATCTGATGACCAATGCCTTGAAATATACCGAGGATTATGTACGCTTGTCCTGTCGCCTGCTGGAGAATGGAATACATTTCCGCATAGAGGTAGAAGACAACGGAGTGGGAATCAGTCCTGATGAAAAGGAGAAAATCTTCGGAGCCTTCTATCAGGCACGCGACAACAAACCGGGAACCGGAATCGGTCTCAACATCGTGAAGAATCTCGTTGAGGCTCATCATGGTATGGTTGAAGTAGAATCTGCAGTAGGTAAGGGATCTACCTTTATCGTAACCTTGCCGCTCAACCAGATGGATGCTGTGGTAGAGAAGGCGGATGAAATGGTGAAGGAAGAAGAAACTGTTGCTGAGGAAAATCTGCTGACAGATGAAACTTCAGTTGAGCAAGGTTCTCAAAAGGCAGGCGTTGCTGTTGCCAGTCCGCTTCGTGAACCGGCAAAACCGGCGATGCTGATTGTGGATGATGATGAAGACATGCGCCAGTTTGTGAAGGCTCATTTCGAAAAGATGTATACGGTTTATACCGCCGACAACGGAAAGAATGCGCTCCGTAAACTGGAGAAACATCCGGTTTCGCTCATCATAAGCGACTGGATGATGCCGGAGATGGACGGTCCGGAGTTCTGCCGTAGGGTGCGTGAAAATTCTGAATATTCTCATCTCCCGTTCGTGATGCTCACGGCAAAGACCGATGATGCGGCGAAGACGGAGAGTATGAACTGTGGAGCCGATGTCTACATAGAAAAGCCGTTCTCGATGAAGTATCTTGAGGCAAGCGTAAGACAGCTTCTTGAGATGCGCCGTCTGTTGAGGAGTAAGTTCTCTCATACTCCGCTTGAGCCGATAGCAGAGATAGCTCCAACTCAGGTTGATAATGCGTTCCTGGAACGAATGTCTCGCATCATCGAAGAGAATGTGGCGAATCCGGAACTCAACGTGGCGTTCCTTGCCGAAAAGATGGGCATGAGCCGCTCTTCGCTCTTTAATAAGATTCGCGGTCTTGCCGATGTTACGCCAAACGAGATGATCCAGCTCGTGAAACTTAAGAAGGGCGCACAACTCCTGAAAGAAGGAAACTACCGCATCAGCGAAATCAGCTATATGGTAGGTTTCAGCAGTCCTAGCTATTTTGCCAAGTGCTTCCAGAAGCAGTTTGGCGTCAAGCCGATGGATTTCGTGGCTGCGGAATCGTAG
- a CDS encoding OPT family oligopeptide transporter, with protein sequence MEEKDNLQLPENAFRELKDGEEYKPLMSPDKVYPEVNGWSVTWGIVMAVIFSAAAAYLGLKVGQVFEAAIPIAIIAVGVSTATKRSKALGENVIIQSIGACSGAVVAGAIFTLPAIYILQAKYPEMTTSFMKIFMASALGGVLGILFLIPFRKYFVSDMHGKYPFPEATATTQVLVSGAKGGDQAKPLLIAGLVGGLYDFIVASLGWWNENFTSRVVSLGCDLADKAKLVFKVNTGAAVLGLGYIIGLKYAFFTCLGSLVVWWLIVPGMSVIFHDSVLSAWDPSIVKTVGAMSPEEIFRAYARSIGIGGIAMAGIIGIIKSWGIIKSAVGLAAKELKGKSDVDENVKRTQRDISFKIIAIGSLVTILVTFLFFWFGVMEGNLLFAIIAILLVAAIAFLFTTVAANAIAIVGSNPVSGMTLMTLIFASVVMVAVGLKGPGGMLAALIMGGVVCTALSVAGSFITDLKIGYWLGTTPKKQEGWKFLGTLVSAATVGGVMMLLNETYGFASGSLAAPQANAMAAVIDPLMNGVGAPWVLYGIGAVIAIVLTYFKIPALAFALGMFIPLELNVPLLVGGAINWYVTSRSKDAKVNSERGEKGTLIASGFIAGGALMGVVSALLKFGGIEVSIADSWWVNPMSEVCSLLAYICLIGFFIRATKK encoded by the coding sequence ATGGAAGAAAAAGACAATTTGCAACTCCCCGAGAACGCATTCCGCGAACTGAAAGACGGGGAGGAATATAAGCCGCTGATGTCGCCTGACAAGGTTTATCCTGAGGTGAACGGATGGTCAGTTACATGGGGAATCGTGATGGCAGTCATCTTCTCTGCCGCCGCAGCTTATCTGGGCTTGAAGGTGGGTCAGGTGTTCGAAGCAGCCATCCCAATCGCCATCATCGCCGTGGGCGTAAGTACCGCTACCAAGCGTAGCAAGGCACTGGGCGAGAATGTCATCATCCAGAGCATCGGAGCCTGTTCGGGTGCTGTGGTGGCAGGAGCCATCTTTACCCTGCCAGCCATCTACATCCTGCAGGCTAAATATCCGGAGATGACTACTTCGTTTATGAAGATCTTCATGGCTTCAGCCTTGGGAGGAGTCTTGGGAATCCTTTTCCTCATTCCTTTCCGCAAGTACTTCGTAAGCGATATGCACGGCAAGTATCCGTTCCCTGAGGCTACGGCTACCACGCAGGTACTGGTGAGCGGAGCCAAGGGTGGCGACCAGGCTAAGCCGCTGCTCATAGCCGGACTGGTGGGTGGTCTTTACGACTTTATCGTAGCCAGCCTGGGATGGTGGAACGAGAACTTCACTTCCCGTGTGGTAAGTCTGGGATGCGACCTTGCCGACAAGGCAAAGCTCGTGTTCAAGGTGAACACAGGTGCAGCCGTATTAGGTCTGGGTTACATCATCGGATTGAAATATGCCTTCTTCACCTGTCTGGGTTCGCTCGTTGTATGGTGGCTGATTGTTCCGGGCATGAGCGTTATCTTCCATGATAGCGTGCTGAGCGCCTGGGATCCTAGCATCGTGAAAACTGTAGGAGCCATGAGTCCGGAGGAAATCTTCCGTGCCTACGCCCGCAGCATCGGTATCGGCGGTATCGCCATGGCAGGTATCATCGGCATCATCAAGAGCTGGGGCATCATCAAGAGTGCCGTAGGTCTGGCTGCCAAGGAGCTGAAGGGCAAGAGCGATGTGGATGAGAATGTGAAGCGTACCCAGCGCGACATCTCTTTCAAGATTATCGCTATCGGTTCACTTGTTACTATCCTCGTAACCTTCCTCTTCTTCTGGTTTGGCGTGATGGAGGGCAACCTTCTCTTCGCCATTATCGCCATTCTGCTCGTGGCTGCCATCGCCTTCCTCTTTACTACCGTAGCGGCTAATGCCATCGCTATCGTGGGTTCAAACCCTGTTTCGGGAATGACCCTGATGACGCTCATCTTCGCCTCTGTGGTGATGGTGGCTGTAGGCCTGAAAGGTCCTGGCGGCATGCTGGCTGCCCTGATTATGGGTGGTGTGGTTTGTACAGCCCTCTCGGTAGCAGGTTCGTTTATTACCGACCTGAAGATTGGTTACTGGCTGGGAACAACTCCTAAGAAACAGGAGGGATGGAAATTCCTCGGTACCCTGGTGAGTGCGGCTACCGTGGGCGGCGTGATGATGCTGCTGAACGAGACTTACGGTTTCGCATCGGGTTCGCTTGCAGCTCCTCAGGCTAATGCGATGGCTGCGGTTATCGACCCTTTGATGAATGGCGTGGGAGCTCCTTGGGTGCTCTATGGCATCGGAGCCGTGATAGCCATCGTGCTGACTTATTTCAAGATTCCTGCCCTGGCTTTCGCTCTGGGTATGTTTATTCCGCTGGAACTGAACGTTCCTCTGCTCGTGGGTGGAGCCATCAACTGGTATGTTACTTCGCGCAGCAAGGATGCCAAGGTGAACAGCGAACGTGGTGAGAAGGGAACGCTCATCGCCAGCGGCTTCATCGCCGGTGGAGCCCTGATGGGTGTGGTTAGCGCCCTTCTGAAGTTTGGCGGCATCGAGGTAAGTATCGCCGACAGCTGGTGGGTTAATCCGATGTCTGAGGTTTGTTCGCTCCTGGCTTACATCTGCCTCATCGGTTTCTTTATCAGAGCCACAAAGAAATAA